Part of the Oncorhynchus mykiss isolate Arlee unplaced genomic scaffold, USDA_OmykA_1.1 un_scaffold_219, whole genome shotgun sequence genome is shown below.
ctagttaaaggatAAATTGTCAGGTCGCTATGTTTTGGGAACGAAACATTGAGTGACGATTATTGTATTGGACAATATACAAATGTGTTTGAGATCATTTGAAAAATTATTTTATTGAGAATTTATTTATTAGTTGAagtaaaaatctaaatgtaaagaTTTGAAGGTTTAGTTGGGGTGTTGTGAGAAATGAGTCCACAGAGATTCGGTCCAAAAATGGTGTCCCCGCTAAAGCAGTTAATACCACTGGGCTCGTAGGCGTTACCACCATATTTCTAGTACTGGTCATTTCACATCAGTCAGGGGAAGTGACAAGAGCACactttgggaggaaggagagaaaattGGGACACGGTCCTGACATTTCTGAAGGGATGCTACCCTCTTCTGTCGTATCATGTAGAGAAGGTTTTGGCTTTCGACTTCCTCTTTCTGGGGGGGAGAGGGTGGTAGCCAGAGGTTCCTCTGACCGGTGTGGCTGAAGGGGGTGGTAACCCCAAACCAAGCGAACCAGGCTCCAGCTTGACCCTGGAGATCTTGGGGGAGTGTGGTGAGCGAGGTGACCCAGCTTTAGGCCTCTTGGCTGGGGAGGCTTGGTGGGCGGAGGGGCAGCTGTGCTGGTTCAGACACACGGAGCAGAGAGGATTGACAGGTAGACACACCTGTTGACCAAACCCCACCAGCAACCAGTTGATCTCACTCCATAGATCCCTGTGtcggggaagagagaggaagatcaTCAATCGTCATCATCAAAATCATGTCGGACAGAAACCACAAGGCAAAATGTTTCTCTTTCCTGCTGTAAGGGATCTGATTGGTCAGTGACTGGTTAACGAGTGACCTGATGGGGTAGAGGAAGTGGTGGTGTCACCTTGGTAACCAGTCTTCCAGGGCCTTGCGTGTCTCCTCTGGGTTCTTGGTCCCACCTCTCGTCCATCCCAGCCGGTTGGAGATACGGTGGACGTGTGTGTCCAcgcctactcacacacacaaacaatagaaCAACTATCCCATTATAAGACGCCCACAATATAATCCAATAGAACTACAACTCTGCACAACAGACCACATCACAACATGCAGACTAGAGTATGGGATTTGTAGTCCTACAATTGAAGTCAAATGTACATatacttagattggagtcatcaaaacttgtttttcaaccactccacaaatttcttgttaactaactacagttttggcaagttggttagtcatttttccaacaattgtttacagacagattatttcacttataattcactgtatcacaattccagtgggtcagaagtttacatacactaacttgactttgccttgaaacagcttggaaaattccagaaaatgtcatggctttagaagcttctgataaataatgtcaattagcctgagtcaattggaggtgtacctgtggatgtatttcaaggccagtgcctctttgcttgacatggggaaatcaaaagaaatcagccaagatctcagaaaaaaattggagaccacaagtctggttcatccttgggagcaatttccagacgcctgaaggtaccatgttcatctgtacaaacaatagtacgcatagATAAACAccatctgatgaaacaaaaatataactgtttggccaaaatgaccaccgttatgttttgaggaaaaagggggaggctttcaagccgaagaacaccatcccaaccgtgaagcacgggggtggcagcatcatgttgtgggggtgctttgctgcaggagggactggtgcacttcacaaaatagatggcatcatgaggatggaaaattatgtggatatattgaagcaacatctcaagatatcagtcaggaagttaaagcttggtcacaaatggtcttccaaatggacactgaccccaagcaaacaaagttgtggcaaaatggcttaaggacaacaaagtcaaggtattggagtggccatcacaaagccctgaactcaatcctatagaaaatttgtgggcagaactgaaaaagtgagtgcgagcaaggaggactacaaacctgactcagttacaccagctctgtcagcaggaatgggccaaaattcacccagcttattgtgggaagcttgtggaaggctacctgaaatgtttgacccaagttaaacaatttaaaggcaatgctaccaaatactaattgagtgtatgtaaacttctgacccactgggaatgtgatgaaagaaataaaacctctactattattctgacatttcacattcttaaaataaagtggtgatcttaactgacctaagacagggaatttttactaggattaaatgtcagaaattgtaaaaaactttaaatgtatttggctcaggtgtatgtaaacttccgacttcaaactGTATATGAGCCATACCTACCTATGCCAGAGACCTGGTGCCAGGCGATGTCCATGGCCAGGTGAGCCATCTTGGGTCCTACTCCAGGTAGTCGTACCAGGCCCTCCACTGTGTTAGGGATGTCCCCTCTAAACTCCCTCTGGAGCATCACTGACGTCTGCTTCAGGTACTTCACCTTGGTCTGGAGGAGGGGGGGTAGGAGAGAAGACATATCAAGGTTTTATTCACAAGtattcaaacagattcaaccacaaaaactaggaaggttttccaatgtctcacaAAGTAGAGCAGATgagttggtagatgggtaaaaataaaaagtagatattgaatatctctttcaacatggtgaagttagtaattacactttggatggtgtcgatacacccagtcactacaaagatacaggcgttcaacccaactcagttgccggagaggaaggaaactgctcagggattttaccatgagacaaatggtgactacgtttaatggctgtgataaaacactgaggatggatcaacaacattgtagttactccacaataccaacATAAATGAccaagtgaaaagaaggaagcctgtacagaatacaaatactccagaacatacatcctgtttgcaacaagtcactaaagtaatactgcaaaaaatgtgtcaaagcaatacattttttgtcctgaatacaaagtgttgtattggatttgcctcaaacatattACGGATTACCAATCTCCATATTTTAAAGGatagtggtggctacatcatgttatgggtatgcttttaatTGTTAAGGACaggagagtttttcaggataaaataaacagaatggagctaagcacaggcagaatcctggaggaaaacctgcttcagtctgctttccaccagacccTGGCAGattaattcatctttcagcaggacaataacctaaaacacaaggccaaatctacactggagttgcttaccaagaagacagttaaatgttcctgagtggccgagttacagttttgacttaaaaaaatatatatatatggcaaaacctaatggttgtctagcaatgaacaACAACCAATTTAatggagcttgaagaattttgaaaagaataatgggcaaatgatGCATAAtctaggtgtggaaagctcttagagatgtacccagaaagactcacagatcaaTCTAGGTGTGGAGAGCTCTTACagatgtacccagaaagactcacagatcaatctaggtgtagagagctcttagagatgtacccagaaagactcacagatcaatctaggtgtagagagctcttagagatgtacccagaaagactcacagatcaatctaggtgtagagagctcttagagatgtacccagaaagactcacagatcaatctaggtgtagagagctcttagagatgtacccagaaagactcacagatcaatctaggtgtagagagctcttagagatgtacccagaaagactcacagatcaatctaggtgtagagagctcttagagatgtacccagaaagactcacagatcaatctaggtgtagagagctcttagagatgtacccagaaagactcacagatcaatctaggtgtagagagctcttacagatgtacccagaaagactcacagatcaatctaggtgtagagagctcttacagatgtacccagaaagactcacagctgtagtcgctgtcacatgtattgattcaggggGGGTTGAATacgtatctaatcaagatatattagtgttttatttccaTGAATTTTCTACAAATATTTATACTTTATCTGTGACAGAGTGTAGATCGTTGACCCATAACCCcccacaattaaatccattttaatcccactttgtaacacaacaaaatgtggaaaaaagtcaaggggtgtgaatattttgtgAAGGCAGTGTATAGTGTGCGTTACCTTCCAGAAGCCGACAGGGTAGATGAGTTGTCCCAGTGTGTCATCGTCAGTGTTGACTATGTTGTCCACTGTACAGCCATGAGCCCTGAGTCTCTGCAGAGCCGCACTGGTCACCTGGTCCCTTGTCTGGCTTGACAACATCAGAGACACCAGCACCTGGTAACGTCGCAcctggtggaagagatgaggaggaagggagagagtctttaatctggctagacaactttagagagaccaggacctggtaatgcctcacttgatgggaaggggaagaggaggggagagagtctttaatctggctagacaactttagagagaccaggacctggtaatgcctcacttgatgggaaggggaagaggaggggagagagtcttTAATCTGGTATCTTTTAGAtagtaaactacactacatacacataagtatatggacaccacttcaaattagtggattcggctatctcaccacacccattgctgacaggtgtataaaatcgagcacaccaccatacaatctccatagacaaacattgacagtagaatggccttactgaagagctctggaataggatgccacttttccaacaaagTCAGTTCAACAAAtatctgccctgttagagctgccccggtcaactgtaaatgctgttattgtgaagtggaaacgtctaggagcaacaacagctcagccgcaaagtggtaggccacacaagctcacagaacagaaccTCAGAGTGCTGGAGTGCGTAGCATGTAAAAGTAGTCtttccttggttgcaacactcactaccgagttccaaactgcctctggacgcaacgtcagcacaagaactgttcgtcaggagcttcctgaaatgggtttccatggctaagcatcaccatgtgcaatgccaagcgtcggctggagtggtgtaaagctctccgccattgtactctggagcagtggaaacgcgttctctggagtgatgaatcacacttcaccatctggcagtcccgatggacgaatctgggtttggcggatgccaggaaaacgctacctgccccaatgcatagtgccaactgtaaagtttggtggaggaagaataacggtctggggctgtttttaatggatcggcccccttagttccagtgaagggaaatctcaaTGCTACAGtgcacaatgacattctagacgattctgtgcttccaactttgtggcaacagtttggggaaggccctttcctgttttagcatgacaacgCCCCTGTGTACAAAGCGAGGCCCATACAGAGTGTGGGTCAAtgaggaagaacttgactggcatgcacatagccctgacctcaaccccatcgaacacctttgggatgaattgaaacgccgactgcaaaccaggcctaatcgcccaacatcagtgcccgacctcactaatgctctctcTTGGctgcaagtccctgcagcaatgttccaacatctagtggaaagccttctcagaagagtggaggctgttatagcagtaaaagagggggaccaactcaatataaaatgcccatgattttggaatgagatgttcaatgagcaggtgtccacatacattacATAACCAAAAGTATCTCCTTGCTAGTATGCCTCTTATGCACTGCCTTGTGTTAGAATGGAGTGTTCAGTAGGCGTACACTGTTTCTAAAGAGGTCTCAGAATGAGGTTGACTCATCACTCCTGGTGGGAGAACAGGTGTGCATAACTAACATGTCACGTAACATCTAACTTGTATATCCTTGTCTGTCATGGTGGTAAAGCCTGATTGAACTGGCCTCATGAAAACAGCTTGGGATGTATTTAATTAGtcgcacactgtagcaaaacgttttcCAACGGAAAGCGAAATCAagtgtttctattggacaaattcagctaAGTCCCGCCTAgttctgtttgcttctgtttggttcctaatgaatacaccccagcttGCTAGCTCGGCCCATCTCCCATCTCCAACCCTTTTGCACTGTTTGTTACGTAAGCTCATAACAAATCATATCCAGTGACATAACTGCAGTTCCACATCCTCCTTTTATAGTGCTgcatgtatttcacctttatcctGGAACATAAATCAGATCTACAGCCTTCTGACCCTGCTCTGTAGAACCCCTGCACCTCTAATGGGCATTCTACTGTTCTACCTGCAGGGTTCATCTAGTGGTGGAACCCTGCTACTACCTCTGTGTTCTGCTGTTCTACCTGCAGGGTTCATCTAGTGGTGGAACCCTGCTACTACCTCTGTGTTCTGCTGTTCTACCTGCAGGGTTCATCTAGTTCTACTGGTGGAACCCTGCTACTACCTCAgtgtgttctactgttctacctgCAGGGTTCATCTAGTGGTGGAACCCTGCTACTACCTCTgtgtgttctactgttctacctgCAGGGTTCATCTAGTTCTACTGGTGGAACCCTGCTACTACCTCAGTGTGTTCTACTGATCTACCTGCAGGGTTCATCTAGTGGTGGAACCCTGCTACTACCTCTgtgtgttctactgttctacctgCAGGGTTCATCTAGTTCTACAGGTGGAACCCTGCTACTACCTCTgtgtgttctactgttctacctgCAGGGTTCATCTAGTGGTGGAACCCTGCTACTACCTCAgtgtgttctactgttctacctgCAGGGTTCATCTAGTGGTGGAACCCTGCTACTACCTCTgtgtgttctactgttctacctgCAGGGTTCATCTAGTTCTACTGGTGGAACCCTGCTACTACCTCTgtgtgttctactgttctacctgCAGGGTTCATCTAGTGGTGGAACCCTGCTACTACCTCTgtgtgttctactgttctacctgCAGGGTTCATCTAGTTCTACTGGTGGAACCCTGCTACTACCTCTGTGTGTTCTACCTGCAGGGTTCATCTAGTGGTGGAACCCTGCTACTACCTCTgtgtgttctactgttctacctgCAGGGTTCATCTAGTGGTGGAACCCTGCTACTACCTCTgtgtgttctactgttctacctgCAGGGTTCATCTACTGGTGGAACCCTGCTACTACCTCTGTGTAATCTACTGTTCTACCTGCATGGAACCCTGCTACCACCTctgtgtattctactgttctacctGCAGGGTTCATCTAGTTCTACTGGTGGAACCGTGCTACTACCGCTGTGTAATCTACTGTTCTACCTGCATGGAACCCTGCTACTACCTctgtgtattctactgttctacctGCAGGGTTCATCTAGTTCTACTGGTGGAACCCTGCTACTACCTGTGTGTGTTCAAACGTCCTAAAGGAAACAGTCACCACCAGCCGTGGAAAAGGAGTTTGTGTGATTGGCACAGACgacatactgtatgtgtcagcAATGAGACCTTTGTGTGTTACATATTGTCATGACCAGTGTTACATTGTGGCATTACCAGTACTACATAATGTGACATAGACCCAAATAGATCATGACCTGTGCTACATAGTCCTTCATAGGCCTACATAGATCCTAACCAGTGCTACATAATCCTACATAGATCCTGACCAGTACTACATAATCCTTCATAGATCCTGACCAGTACTACATAATCCTACATAGATCCTGACCAGTACTACATAATCCTACATAGATCCTGACCAGTACTACATAATCCTTCATAGATCCTGACCAGTACTACATAATCCTACATAGATCCTGACCAGTACTACATAATCCTACATAGATCCTGGCCAGTACTACATAA
Proteins encoded:
- the LOC110493404 gene encoding endonuclease III-like protein 1 isoform X1; the encoded protein is MLLATVRPTCSTTVSYALHCFKMTSPYFVESTAVITRSGNKTVPRAGLATTLKTRMERRVLRAHVKQEEEDSSVSNQSLGRDASDIGSSRFRRSSIGQSQAEPDKALCLLPLAPILRRRRGQVKVEYDGKEEPKHWEPPDWSKQLGHVRQMRSTRDAPVDLMGAEKCYDTHAPDEVRRYQVLVSLMLSSQTRDQVTSAALQRLRAHGCTVDNIVNTDDDTLGQLIYPVGFWKTKVKYLKQTSVMLQREFRGDIPNTVEGLVRLPGVGPKMAHLAMDIAWHQVSGIGSLPQASHNKLGEFWPIPADRAGVTESGVDTHVHRISNRLGWTRGGTKNPEETRKALEDWLPRDLWSEINWLLVGFGQQVCLPVNPLCSVCLNQHSCPSAHQASPAKRPKAGSPRSPHSPKISRVKLEPGSLGLGLPPPSATPVRGTSGYHPLPPRKRKSKAKTFST
- the LOC110493404 gene encoding endonuclease III-like protein 1 isoform X2, yielding MLLATVRPTCSTTVSYALHCFKMTSPYFVESTAVITRSGNKTVPRAGLATTLKTRMERRVLRAHVKQEEEDSSVSNQSLGRDASDIGSSRFRRSSIGQSQAEPDKALCLLPLAPILRRRRGQVKVEYDGKEEPKHWEPPDWSKQLGHVRQMRSTRDAPVDLMGAEKCYDTHAPDEVRRYQVLVSLMLSSQTRDQVTSAALQRLRAHGCTVDNIVNTDDDTLGQLIYPVGFWKTKVKYLKQTSVMLQREFRGDIPNTVEGLVRLPGVGPKMAHLAMDIAWHQVSGIGVDTHVHRISNRLGWTRGGTKNPEETRKALEDWLPRDLWSEINWLLVGFGQQVCLPVNPLCSVCLNQHSCPSAHQASPAKRPKAGSPRSPHSPKISRVKLEPGSLGLGLPPPSATPVRGTSGYHPLPPRKRKSKAKTFST